The Chitinophaga parva genomic sequence GCGTATAAGCGTAACCGTTACCAACAACGGTTCCCGCGATGGCAAGCACACGGTAGAGCTTTACAGCCGCGACCTGTATGCCAGCATTACGCCCAATATGCAGCGCCTGCGCGGCTTCCAGAAGATAGACCTGAAAGCCGGCGAAAGCAGGACCGTGACCTTCATCCTGGATAAGAACGACCTGGCATTTGTAAACGCAGACCTGAAAACGGTCACTGAGCCGGGCGATTTTGAAGTGATGATCGGCGGGGAGAAAGCGAAGTTCAGCTATAGTCTCTGAAACAGCCGTCCGTAAGGGAGATGAAATTTTTCTCCTTAATGATGGAAATTTTTCCAATAAAAACAAGGGCCGCTCCAGCGAATGGAGCGGCCTTTTTCAATCTTGTATATGAAAAGGTAGGCTAAAAACAGTGCGTGTTTAATCGTTGACCTGCGGCTTCACCGGCACATCTACCGGTTCTGCATGTTTATGCGGGTCAAAGGGATCGTAGTAGTAAATGCCGGCCTGGTCATACAGGGGCAGGTGCTGCTGCAGGCGCAGGTTAAAGGCATCCAGGTTTTTACGGAAAGCTTCTGTCCACGCGGCCTCTGAAAAAGCTGCCAGGCGGGGGAAGACCAGGAATTGCAGGCGTTTGCCGGTGATCACCGTTTCCGTCCACAGGTTAGCCTGCATACCAAAAGGATGGCGGGGCACCAGGTTTGCAAAAGCCGGGTCAGCGGGGAAATTATACACATCGCTGTAGCGGTTGTATAACTTTTCCTTACCCCAGGTGCGGCCGGATACGTGGGTGCTGTCCTGTATGAAATCAAAATAGAAAGGCAGGCGGGGACAATACACCACGTTGTAGCGTTCCTGCGCGTCCATGAGGGACTGCGTTATATTTTGCCTCCACCACATAATACCTGCGTCTGTGGAAGGGAGGTTGCCGCTGGCGGCTTCGTCCCAGGCAAATACGCTGCCACCCTGTGCTATAACGGTATCAGCTATACGTTTTAAAAAATAGGCTTCTACTTCCTTCAGCTCGTGAAAGCCCTGTTGCTGCATCATTTGCTGCACGGCGGCATTGTTTTCCCATGCTTTGATGCCCAGGGCCACTTCATCGCCACCAATGTGGATGGTGTGGAAGGGGAATAGTTGCAGGAGCTCGCGGGTCACATTGCCCAGGAACTGATAGGTGTATTCAGCCGCAGGATTGAACGTAAAGCCGTCGTAACCGCCGGGCGCGTTGCCGCCGGAAAGCTCGGGATAAGCCCTGGTAGCTGCACTGGCGTGGCCGGGCATGTCTATTTCGGGGATGATCTCAATATTGCGCGTTTTGGCGTAGGCAACTATTTCCCGGATGTCATCCTGGGTGTAGAACCTTGCGGCAGCCGTGCTGTCTGTAAAGTTGCCGGTGCCGCCTATGCTGGTGAGTTTTGGATATTGCTGTATGGCAATGCGCCAGCCCTGTGCATCGGAAAGATGCCAGTGAAAGCGGTTCAGTTTATAGAAAGCCATCCAGTCCAGCAATTGCTTTACAGCAGCTTTGCCAAAGAAGTGCCGCGCTTCATCCAGCATAAAACCCCGCCAGCGGGTGGAGGGCACATCATCCAGATCCAGGCAGGGTAGGGTGATGCTGCCATTGGCGGCGGTATTGGTTTTACAGAGTTGCAGCAGGGTGACCAGGCCATTGAAGAGGCCATCCTTATCATTGCCGGTGATCTTGATGCCCGTGCGGTCAATGTGCAGTTTGTAGCCCGCGGCGTCCTGTGGATTGCCGGTAAGGCTCAGTTCCACCGGGTAGGCCGCGCTGCCACCCAGCATGTCATTAATGTAGACCAACTGGGGCGCCAGGTCGTTGGCCGGCGTGGTAAACAGCACGTGGGCGGGCAATGCGAGGCTACCGCTTGTTACTGTTATTTTCCGGGGCGCGGGAATAATAGCCGGTGCCTTTTGCAGCGCTTCCTGGGCAAAGGTGGTGGCGGCTGTTAATAATGCCAATGCCGTTAACAGGTGTTTTTTCATCATGAGGATCAAGGTTCGTAAGGTGGTTCAAATACAATACTACCAAAGGCTTCCGGCTGGTGAAAGTCCGGCGTGGCGCTTTGAATAGGCATCCAGCTTTTGAAATGAGGTTCCGGCAGTTCATCCCCGCATTTGGCAAAATTGGCGGTGCATTGCAGGCCTGGCAATTGCAGTTGCGGGTGATGCACAAAGGCATCCAGCGGGATGACGGCGCAGATCTCCCATCGTGGGTAGCGGTGCTCCGCAAGGTTGTGCAGCGAAATACTGAGCTGGTCACTGATGCCCCGTAGCACGGTTTCCGGTAAAAAGCTGCGCTGGTGGCGGTTAGGGCCGTAAGCGGCCTTAATGCTGCCCATGCAGTTGAACTCGAAATTATAATACCCGCCTGTATTATCCAATGCAATAAAAAATTCCACGCAGTTATCATGGTGCACTTCCGCATTGGGCGGGCGTTTGCTTGCCCGCAGGAAAGGCTCGCACACCACAAAATACAGGTGTATGCCCGTAGCGTCATAAGCGATGGAAAAGGCGGCGCTGGCGCGGGCATCGCGGAATGCCGGCCATGGTTCCTGTGAAATAGGTTGCAACGTGAGGGCCGGCTGCGGGCCCCCTTCCGGCAGGAAGGGAATTTTCAATACACTCACCTGGTCCGGGTAAGCCGTGCGTATAGCTGATGGGTCTTGTAACATCTGATCTCGTTTTCGTTCTCTATTGCTGACGGGTAAAGCACACGGTCATTCAGCCTGGTAAATGTTTCGCGGAGCGCAGGCTCCGTATCCATAAGCGCTTTCAGTTGCGCGGCATATTTTGCAAGGTCCGGGTGGTCATCTTTATTCAGTGCTGCTTCAATGGCGTTGTAGCGCAGGTAGTACACGCGCACGTCTGCCATGAGGCGATAATGCTCAAATTCATCCGCATGTTTGGTGGGCTGCATGGCGTGCAGGATGCGGGCGCTCCATTCCGCACTGTCCAGCCCCTGGGTGCCGGGTTTGGCGCAAAAGAGAGCACGGCGGAAGCCCGCTGCGGTGGCGGCATCCAGGCCATATTGCTCCTGGCAGTAGCGGGTAATGAAGCTATCCGTGTTAAGCGCCTGTACCTGGTGGACAGACTGCAGGAAGGCAGCGATCAGCATATTGAACCCACTGATAGGATACACGTTGCGCACGGGGTACAGGTCTGTAAGATCGCCGGTGGCGTTGAATACGGCATCGTATTCACCGGAGGTGGACCAGGAAGTCATCACAATGCCTTTGTAGCCCAGCTGGCGGGTGGTGGGCACAAAGTCGTGGATGTTATTAAAGTGGCGCTGCCAGCCGGTGTAGAAATAGTTATCGGGATCGCTGCGCAGGGCAGGAGATCCCCAGATCTGGTAGCCGCTTTGGAGCAATTTGCGATGGTCGCCAAAACGGTCCAGTGCCCAGCCATAGTTCCAGTCTACCAGCACGGCTTGTTTGGGCAGTTGTTGTAAGTACTCCGGGTATTTCAGGGCAATGTCTGCCCAGAGCACGGGGATCTTGCCCAGGCTGATCACGATGTCGCAAAGCATTTTCACGTGATCGAAATAGAGTTTGGATACCCCTCTGTTCTTAGCCCTTTGCTGGCATAGCGGGCAGTGGCCCAGCAGGTGGGTCTCATCGCAGCCAATGTGGATGTAAGGCGAGTGGTGGGTGGCTGCCATTTCTTTGAACAGCTTTGTGAACAGGGCCTTGTTAGCCGCCAGCTGGCTGGGGCATACCTGTGAATAATCGCGGCTGTCTTCCCGGAGCGCGGCGTAGCGCGGGTAGCGGAGGATGTACTCTACATGCCCAAAGCTTTGCTGCAGGGGAATAACATCCATGTGCAGGCTATCGCAATAGTGTATAAAATCCGTTACCTCGCTGCGCGTGTAGGCGTAGCGGTTAGGGATCACGGGTTCCGTTTCAAAAGGGTAGGCGCCTTCCCATTCCATCACCAGGGTATTGATGCCCTGCTGGCTGAGTTGAAGTGCCAGTTGTTTAAGGGCCGGCATTTTCATCACTTGTATGCGCAGGTCTATGTGGAAGCCGCGTACCGCGGGGGCCTGGGCCCGGGTGGTACAGCAGGCAATCAACAGCAGGAGGGCGGGCAGCAGTCGTTTCATATGGGTTGATAGCTTTGTTCGTCAACAAAAAGAACAGCGTTTGCATGCGTGCGGAGAATGGTGGAAGGATAAGTTTCAG encodes the following:
- a CDS encoding beta-N-acetylhexosaminidase, yielding MKRLLPALLLLIACCTTRAQAPAVRGFHIDLRIQVMKMPALKQLALQLSQQGINTLVMEWEGAYPFETEPVIPNRYAYTRSEVTDFIHYCDSLHMDVIPLQQSFGHVEYILRYPRYAALREDSRDYSQVCPSQLAANKALFTKLFKEMAATHHSPYIHIGCDETHLLGHCPLCQQRAKNRGVSKLYFDHVKMLCDIVISLGKIPVLWADIALKYPEYLQQLPKQAVLVDWNYGWALDRFGDHRKLLQSGYQIWGSPALRSDPDNYFYTGWQRHFNNIHDFVPTTRQLGYKGIVMTSWSTSGEYDAVFNATGDLTDLYPVRNVYPISGFNMLIAAFLQSVHQVQALNTDSFITRYCQEQYGLDAATAAGFRRALFCAKPGTQGLDSAEWSARILHAMQPTKHADEFEHYRLMADVRVYYLRYNAIEAALNKDDHPDLAKYAAQLKALMDTEPALRETFTRLNDRVLYPSAIENENEIRCYKTHQLYARLTRTR
- a CDS encoding beta-N-acetylhexosaminidase, producing the protein MMKKHLLTALALLTAATTFAQEALQKAPAIIPAPRKITVTSGSLALPAHVLFTTPANDLAPQLVYINDMLGGSAAYPVELSLTGNPQDAAGYKLHIDRTGIKITGNDKDGLFNGLVTLLQLCKTNTAANGSITLPCLDLDDVPSTRWRGFMLDEARHFFGKAAVKQLLDWMAFYKLNRFHWHLSDAQGWRIAIQQYPKLTSIGGTGNFTDSTAAARFYTQDDIREIVAYAKTRNIEIIPEIDMPGHASAATRAYPELSGGNAPGGYDGFTFNPAAEYTYQFLGNVTRELLQLFPFHTIHIGGDEVALGIKAWENNAAVQQMMQQQGFHELKEVEAYFLKRIADTVIAQGGSVFAWDEAASGNLPSTDAGIMWWRQNITQSLMDAQERYNVVYCPRLPFYFDFIQDSTHVSGRTWGKEKLYNRYSDVYNFPADPAFANLVPRHPFGMQANLWTETVITGKRLQFLVFPRLAAFSEAAWTEAFRKNLDAFNLRLQQHLPLYDQAGIYYYDPFDPHKHAEPVDVPVKPQVND
- a CDS encoding carbohydrate-binding family 9-like protein: MLQDPSAIRTAYPDQVSVLKIPFLPEGGPQPALTLQPISQEPWPAFRDARASAAFSIAYDATGIHLYFVVCEPFLRASKRPPNAEVHHDNCVEFFIALDNTGGYYNFEFNCMGSIKAAYGPNRHQRSFLPETVLRGISDQLSISLHNLAEHRYPRWEICAVIPLDAFVHHPQLQLPGLQCTANFAKCGDELPEPHFKSWMPIQSATPDFHQPEAFGSIVFEPPYEP